The following proteins come from a genomic window of Brevibacillus antibioticus:
- the proC gene encoding pyrroline-5-carboxylate reductase — protein MSNQATAITEGRIGFLGAGSIVEAMLSGIVKKGLLPSERITVSNRNNMGRLEQLANDYGVTATQDKLEVVRSSDILILAIKPKDAAEALQDLRGVVRSDQLIISVVAGVSTSLIGEWLGAECPIIRTMPNTSSAVGLSATGLCANPFVQEEHRELATKLFEAIGTVYEVAEEELDIITGLSGSGPAYIYYLVEAMMGAGATAGLDREMARQLTLQTVIGAAHMLLDTREEPSILRQKVTSPGGTTQAGLEVLEAYQFQEAVTAAILRAAERSREMGAQYQ, from the coding sequence ATGAGTAACCAAGCAACAGCGATTACAGAAGGGCGGATCGGTTTTCTCGGTGCAGGCTCGATCGTGGAAGCTATGCTTTCCGGTATCGTAAAGAAAGGCTTACTCCCTTCTGAGCGTATTACCGTCTCCAACCGCAACAACATGGGGCGTTTGGAGCAGTTGGCAAATGACTACGGGGTAACTGCTACCCAAGACAAACTTGAGGTAGTCCGTTCTTCCGATATTTTGATTTTGGCCATCAAGCCGAAGGATGCAGCAGAGGCTTTGCAGGATCTACGCGGGGTCGTTCGTTCCGACCAACTGATCATTTCGGTGGTCGCTGGCGTCTCCACCAGCTTGATCGGAGAGTGGCTCGGTGCAGAGTGCCCGATCATCCGCACGATGCCCAATACATCATCCGCGGTTGGTCTGTCTGCTACAGGACTGTGCGCGAATCCTTTTGTCCAGGAAGAGCACCGCGAGCTGGCTACCAAACTTTTCGAAGCAATTGGCACCGTATATGAAGTCGCCGAGGAAGAGCTGGACATCATTACTGGATTGTCTGGAAGCGGTCCTGCTTATATTTACTATTTGGTAGAGGCCATGATGGGGGCAGGTGCCACAGCGGGACTGGATCGGGAAATGGCACGCCAATTAACGCTGCAAACCGTGATTGGCGCGGCACATATGCTGCTCGATACACGAGAAGAACCTTCGATTCTCCGCCAAAAAGTAACGAGCCCGGGTGGAACGACTCAGGCAGGGCTGGAAGTATTGGAAGCCTATCAGTTCCAGGAGGCCGTCACTGCGGCCATCCTGCGTGCTGCCGAAAGATCGCGGGAGATGGGGGCACAATATCAGTAA
- a CDS encoding S-layer homology domain-containing protein, giving the protein MVKHVVAIVFLLALLVVQSVFSGSAAAAGMYTDIEGHWAREQIDEMADLGIVKRIGYQPFYPNKPVTRGEALAMLNRVFETIYGPIEKPVRKPNLDQRYLLRGEVDQLLSNLKTMMRIETDDLGGFDPGDRMLYYLYLAETGHLMKKQEKENPDWWMSSAGMQWPLTREEASLILFHVLAPQKFRTANIEPQDTVSFFNGYYRWKRDRFYRDTYSPYPLAIREFNLFLTDKTFSPNKILTRAEYVVVMDRLIDYYRMDAASQFRGSLANQQHIAQVYLRAANLAYETKNQKQLSALFTDDALKSMAKLEQVPAYNGSVKVSVKADESNPKIRWVIAHYLDPKNGDFQIEYRLEEDASNAYGRKITSLIYSQK; this is encoded by the coding sequence ATGGTAAAGCATGTTGTTGCTATCGTTTTTCTCTTGGCACTGCTAGTGGTGCAAAGCGTTTTTTCAGGGAGTGCGGCTGCGGCTGGCATGTATACGGACATAGAGGGACATTGGGCACGTGAGCAAATCGACGAAATGGCCGATCTGGGCATCGTAAAGAGGATAGGATATCAGCCTTTTTACCCAAACAAGCCAGTTACTCGAGGCGAAGCTTTGGCTATGCTGAATCGCGTATTTGAGACCATATATGGACCGATAGAAAAGCCAGTACGCAAGCCAAACCTGGATCAACGCTATCTACTCCGGGGGGAAGTAGATCAACTGCTGAGCAATCTAAAGACCATGATGAGAATCGAAACGGACGATCTGGGCGGGTTTGATCCAGGAGACCGGATGTTGTACTATCTATATTTGGCTGAAACCGGGCACCTGATGAAAAAGCAAGAGAAGGAAAATCCGGACTGGTGGATGTCCAGTGCCGGGATGCAGTGGCCATTGACGAGAGAAGAGGCCAGCTTGATCTTGTTTCATGTGCTAGCACCACAAAAATTCCGTACAGCCAATATTGAACCACAAGATACAGTCTCTTTCTTTAACGGCTATTATAGATGGAAGCGCGACCGATTCTATCGGGATACATATTCACCGTACCCACTGGCGATCCGGGAATTCAATCTGTTTCTCACGGACAAGACCTTTTCTCCGAACAAGATCCTGACGCGTGCAGAATACGTTGTTGTAATGGATCGACTGATTGATTATTATCGGATGGATGCAGCTTCGCAGTTCCGTGGTTCACTTGCGAATCAGCAGCACATCGCACAGGTGTACTTACGAGCAGCGAATTTGGCGTACGAAACAAAAAATCAGAAGCAGCTGTCGGCGCTCTTTACAGACGATGCGCTCAAAAGCATGGCAAAGCTGGAGCAAGTGCCCGCCTACAACGGATCGGTAAAAGTATCGGTCAAGGCAGACGAAAGCAATCCGAAAATCCGCTGGGTGATTGCTCATTATCTAGACCCGAAAAACGGAGACTTCCAGATTGAATATCGATTGGAAGAAGACGCGTCCAACGCTTACGGACGCAAGATCACCTCGCTGATTTACTCACAAAAATAG
- the proB gene encoding glutamate 5-kinase encodes MKKGKLRLVVKVGSSSIAAATGGVDPAKMSLLVSAISQLREAGHQVVLVSSGAVASGYQSLGYQQRPRALAAKQAAAAIGQSLLMQTYTQMFGAHNFSVAQILLTRSDFSHKERYQHAFSTLSLLLDKNILPIINENDTVSVAELTFGDNDMLGALVAGLIHADLYMILTDTNGLYDKDPRYHADAKHIGWLESVTDEIEALAGGASQLGTGGMRSKLIAAKTAQSLGIPSFIGKLANPIDLQDVLTGDGNGTYVNYHPEAPATNGVPTRKQWIALHSPTRGKITVDSGAAEAILENRKSLLLAGVRDVSGMFEQGEVIEVYCEGTLIGRGISRFTASQVSDFLSPDNVTRHSGTVIHRDEWTPVS; translated from the coding sequence ATGAAAAAGGGGAAATTGCGTTTGGTAGTAAAGGTGGGGAGCAGTTCGATTGCAGCAGCTACAGGCGGTGTTGATCCGGCGAAAATGTCGCTGCTCGTCTCCGCTATCAGCCAATTGCGCGAAGCGGGTCATCAGGTTGTCTTAGTCTCCTCGGGAGCTGTCGCCAGCGGCTATCAAAGTCTCGGCTATCAGCAGCGACCGCGGGCCTTGGCAGCCAAGCAAGCAGCGGCAGCCATCGGGCAAAGCCTGTTGATGCAAACCTATACGCAAATGTTCGGCGCCCACAACTTCAGCGTGGCGCAAATCTTGCTCACACGCAGTGACTTTTCTCACAAGGAACGGTATCAGCACGCGTTTTCCACGTTGTCACTGCTTTTAGATAAAAACATTTTGCCAATCATCAATGAGAACGACACGGTATCCGTAGCGGAATTGACCTTCGGAGACAATGATATGCTGGGTGCACTCGTCGCTGGTCTCATCCATGCTGATTTGTATATGATCCTGACTGATACGAATGGCCTGTACGACAAAGACCCGCGTTATCATGCTGATGCCAAACACATAGGCTGGCTCGAAAGTGTGACGGACGAAATCGAGGCACTTGCAGGCGGAGCTTCCCAACTGGGAACAGGCGGTATGCGCTCCAAGCTGATCGCAGCAAAAACCGCCCAATCATTAGGAATTCCGAGTTTTATCGGAAAATTGGCGAATCCCATTGATTTGCAGGATGTCCTTACTGGCGACGGGAATGGCACCTACGTCAACTACCATCCAGAAGCGCCTGCAACGAACGGTGTTCCTACCCGCAAGCAATGGATTGCGCTTCACTCCCCTACCCGTGGAAAAATCACGGTTGATAGCGGTGCAGCGGAAGCGATTTTGGAAAACAGAAAGAGCTTGCTCTTGGCAGGTGTCCGCGATGTATCCGGCATGTTCGAGCAAGGTGAGGTTATCGAGGTTTACTGTGAGGGGACGTTGATTGGCCGCGGTATCAGCAGATTCACTGCATCACAGGTAAGCGATTTTCTTTCCCCTGATAACGTAACGCGACACAGCGGTACTGTTATACATCGAGATGAATGGACGCCTGTCAGCTAA
- a CDS encoding ABC transporter ATP-binding protein, whose translation MIELVNVMKSYNGTIKAVDQMNLTVPKGEIFGFLGPNGAGKTTTIKMVTGIIRPDQGEITINGKNIRSEALEAKRQFGYVPDSPDLFLRLKGLEYVSFMADIYEVPQEVRGKRILQLADRFDMKNALGDPIQSYSHGMRQKIMIMGALIHQPEVWILDEPLTGLDPKSSFTLKEMMREHADSGRSVFFSTHVLEVAEKLCDRVGIINKGKILFCGTFIELRERYQSDVSLESLFLELTKHE comes from the coding sequence GTGATAGAACTGGTCAATGTGATGAAAAGCTACAACGGCACCATAAAAGCAGTTGATCAAATGAATCTCACAGTGCCCAAAGGCGAAATTTTTGGCTTCCTGGGCCCAAATGGAGCTGGCAAGACAACCACGATCAAAATGGTCACAGGTATCATACGTCCGGATCAAGGTGAGATCACGATCAATGGGAAAAATATTCGATCCGAAGCACTCGAAGCAAAACGTCAATTCGGTTATGTACCGGATAGCCCTGATCTTTTTTTGCGCCTGAAAGGTTTGGAGTATGTCAGCTTCATGGCAGATATTTACGAGGTGCCCCAAGAGGTACGAGGAAAAAGAATTTTACAGTTGGCGGATCGCTTTGACATGAAGAACGCGTTGGGGGATCCGATTCAGAGCTATTCGCATGGCATGCGTCAAAAAATCATGATCATGGGTGCGCTCATCCATCAGCCTGAGGTGTGGATTCTCGATGAGCCTTTGACAGGACTCGATCCCAAGTCATCCTTTACGTTAAAAGAAATGATGCGTGAACATGCGGATAGCGGTCGAAGCGTATTCTTTTCGACACATGTACTGGAGGTTGCGGAGAAGCTGTGTGATCGAGTCGGGATCATCAACAAAGGGAAAATCTTGTTCTGTGGAACCTTTATTGAGCTGCGCGAGCGTTATCAGTCAGACGTATCGCTGGAAAGCTTGTTCCTGGAGTTGACCAAGCATGAATAA
- a CDS encoding glutamate-5-semialdehyde dehydrogenase, with product MESLKQKVHTHLSLAKQASRKIALLSRKEKDQVLVAIGNQLLADEAVILAENAKDLALAEADGQPASYLDRLLLTPERMTQLVDSLAQLVSLDDPVGERIDSWTRPNGLFIEQIRVPLGVIGMVYEARPNVTVDAAAIAIKTGNAIVLRGSHSAVHSNLALVASIRQALTATGLDAEAVQYLPFAEHASVDYLCTANGLVDVIIPRGGAGLIQRVLQIASVPVLETGVGNCHIYVDEAAQYDMAESIVINAKASRPAVCNAAETLLVHRSWPQENQRALLQKLLAKGVELRACERTIDLHSDLATQLHHATEEDWDTEYSALILAVRTVDSLSEAIEHITAHTSGHSEAIVTEDEIAARQFLTAIDATAVYHNASTRFTDGGEFGFGAEIGISTQKLHARGPMGLPALTSYKYVVRGNGQIR from the coding sequence ATGGAAAGCTTGAAGCAAAAAGTGCATACACATTTGAGCCTGGCCAAACAGGCTTCACGAAAAATAGCTCTACTCTCTCGCAAAGAAAAAGACCAGGTGCTCGTCGCAATCGGCAACCAGTTGCTGGCTGATGAAGCCGTCATTCTCGCAGAAAACGCCAAGGATCTCGCACTCGCGGAAGCAGACGGTCAGCCTGCCTCCTACCTGGATCGTCTTCTACTGACGCCGGAGCGAATGACACAGCTCGTGGATAGCCTGGCGCAACTCGTATCCCTCGATGATCCGGTCGGGGAACGAATCGACTCGTGGACACGTCCAAACGGACTTTTCATCGAACAAATCCGCGTCCCTCTCGGCGTCATTGGAATGGTGTACGAAGCCAGACCGAACGTCACCGTTGACGCAGCTGCTATCGCCATCAAAACAGGCAATGCAATCGTCTTGCGCGGCAGCCACAGCGCTGTTCACAGCAATCTCGCGTTGGTGGCTAGCATTCGTCAAGCGCTCACTGCGACCGGACTTGACGCAGAAGCGGTGCAGTACTTGCCTTTTGCCGAGCATGCCTCTGTCGATTACTTGTGCACCGCCAATGGTCTCGTCGATGTCATCATCCCGCGGGGTGGCGCAGGACTGATCCAGCGGGTTCTGCAAATCGCAAGCGTTCCTGTACTCGAAACAGGCGTCGGCAACTGCCACATTTATGTGGATGAAGCGGCTCAATATGACATGGCTGAAAGCATCGTGATCAATGCCAAAGCAAGTCGACCTGCTGTATGCAATGCTGCCGAAACACTGCTCGTGCACCGCAGTTGGCCACAGGAAAATCAACGTGCCTTGCTCCAAAAGCTCCTGGCGAAGGGCGTCGAGCTCCGCGCTTGTGAGCGTACGATAGATCTGCATTCCGATCTCGCTACTCAACTGCACCATGCAACGGAAGAAGATTGGGATACGGAATACTCAGCGCTGATTCTGGCGGTTCGCACTGTCGATAGCTTGAGCGAGGCCATTGAACATATTACAGCGCATACTTCCGGCCATTCCGAGGCAATCGTAACGGAGGATGAAATCGCAGCCCGTCAGTTTTTGACTGCAATCGATGCCACAGCGGTTTATCACAACGCCTCTACCCGCTTTACAGATGGTGGAGAATTCGGCTTTGGTGCCGAGATCGGCATCAGCACGCAAAAGCTCCATGCTCGTGGACCAATGGGCTTGCCAGCGCTCACTTCTTACAAGTATGTCGTACGCGGAAACGGCCAAATCCGCTAG
- a CDS encoding acetyl-CoA C-acetyltransferase, giving the protein MREAVIVAGARTAIGKSKKGSLKDFHPVDMGAAVVSDLLRRVPQLDPADIEDIIIGTAVPEAEQGMNMARLIGLRAGLPTNVSGITINRFCSSGLQTIAYAAQQIMVGSSDVVVAGGVESMSLVPMLGHKIALNPTLVETKPEAYMSMGHTAEEVAKRYNISREDQDAFALQSHQRATAAIASGKFQDEIVPLTVKQHFVDEAGKVLVQERVFDKDEGARSDTTMEALAKLRPVFHVQGSVTAGNSSQTSDGAAAVLVMSAEKAAELGVEPIAKFRSFTVGGVDPDVMGIGPVVAIPKALKLAGISLADVDLFELNEAFASQAIAVIRELGLDPEKVNVNGGAIALGHPLGCSGAKLTVQLLNEMKRRGGKYGVVTMCIGGGMGAAGVFEMI; this is encoded by the coding sequence ATGAGAGAAGCAGTTATTGTCGCGGGCGCCCGCACCGCTATTGGTAAATCGAAAAAAGGAAGTCTCAAGGATTTTCACCCAGTCGATATGGGAGCTGCAGTTGTAAGCGACCTGTTGCGTCGCGTGCCACAGCTCGATCCGGCTGATATCGAGGATATCATCATAGGGACGGCTGTACCGGAAGCAGAGCAAGGCATGAATATGGCTCGCTTGATCGGACTGCGTGCCGGATTGCCGACAAATGTATCGGGAATCACGATCAATCGCTTTTGTTCCTCCGGTTTGCAGACGATTGCTTACGCTGCTCAGCAGATCATGGTCGGCAGCTCCGATGTAGTTGTCGCTGGCGGGGTGGAGAGCATGAGTCTGGTGCCGATGCTCGGTCACAAAATCGCACTCAATCCGACTTTGGTAGAAACGAAGCCGGAAGCGTACATGAGCATGGGCCATACGGCTGAAGAAGTGGCGAAGAGGTACAACATTTCTCGTGAGGATCAGGATGCTTTTGCTCTGCAAAGCCATCAGCGTGCGACCGCTGCGATTGCTTCAGGGAAATTCCAGGATGAAATCGTACCTTTGACAGTCAAGCAGCATTTTGTAGATGAAGCTGGCAAAGTTCTCGTCCAGGAACGTGTTTTCGACAAGGATGAAGGAGCGCGCTCGGACACGACGATGGAGGCACTCGCCAAGCTCAGACCGGTCTTTCATGTGCAAGGCAGCGTAACGGCAGGAAACTCCTCGCAAACGAGCGACGGCGCGGCGGCAGTTCTCGTGATGTCTGCCGAAAAAGCAGCCGAGTTGGGTGTCGAGCCGATTGCCAAGTTCCGTTCCTTTACGGTTGGCGGCGTAGACCCTGATGTCATGGGGATTGGTCCGGTTGTCGCGATTCCAAAAGCGTTGAAGCTGGCGGGAATCAGCTTGGCGGATGTCGATCTGTTTGAGTTAAACGAAGCGTTCGCTTCTCAAGCGATTGCCGTCATTCGCGAGCTGGGACTCGATCCTGAAAAGGTCAATGTAAATGGTGGGGCAATCGCATTAGGGCATCCACTCGGTTGCAGTGGTGCCAAGCTGACCGTCCAGCTTTTGAATGAAATGAAGCGTAGAGGCGGCAAATACGGAGTCGTTACGATGTGTATCGGTGGTGGAATGGGAGCCGCTGGCGTTTTTGAGATGATCTAA
- a CDS encoding 3-hydroxyacyl-CoA dehydrogenase/enoyl-CoA hydratase family protein: MERKIRKAAVLGSGVMGAGIAAHLANVGIPTYLLDIVPRELTADESKKGLTLSDSVVKNRIAQAGRDRLLKEKPAPLYDKKNIDLITVGNFEDHLSCLSEVDWIIEVVVENIEVKKSVFAMVEAHRKPGTIVSSNTSGVSINEMAEGRSDDFRRHFLGTHFFNPPRYLKLLELIPGLDTDPQVISFMKHFGEHVLGKGMVVCKDTPNFIANRIGTYGLQVSIHEMVRLGLGVDEVDALTGPVIGRPKSATFRTLDVVGLDTYVHVAGNVRNKSTDEQERSVFEVPEFVLQMVEKRWIGQKAGQGFFKQVKTEKGKEIMALSVDTLEYRPSVRPKFPSLETAKTAKTLPEKLRALAYGKDKGSEFVWSVFKKVLLYSAEKAHEIADDIVSVDQAMKWGFGWEMGPFETWDAIGLEKSVARMREEKEKIPALVEELLASGKTSFYQQEQGKRSVFSIGGTYKDVEESKENINLAALKEQGKLIKKNAGAALIDLGDGVACLEFTSPHNALGMDVLHMASQAAEEVQKNFAGLVIGNQGKNFCVGMNLAMALMEAQDENWLELDMLVSNFHKTARALRYMHRPVVAAPFGMTLGGGVEVAYLADRVQVSAETYLGLVEVGVGLLPGGGGTKEMLFRAMENVPEGGSVPVDPFPFVAKAFEAIAMAKVSTSGQEAINLGYLRPTDRISVNADHLLYDAKQLVLTMDKEGYTPPAPRKIRVIGETGYANLRQNIYAMKKSGYISEHDELIASKVAYVMSGGNVPAGTEVTESYILELEKQAFLELIKTPKSQQRMQHMLTKNKPLRN, from the coding sequence ATGGAACGCAAAATTCGAAAGGCGGCAGTTCTCGGTTCGGGCGTCATGGGCGCCGGTATCGCAGCACATTTAGCCAACGTCGGTATTCCCACTTATTTACTGGACATCGTGCCGCGTGAATTGACAGCAGATGAGAGTAAAAAAGGACTTACTTTGTCTGATAGCGTGGTGAAAAACCGGATTGCACAAGCAGGCCGTGACCGACTTTTGAAGGAGAAGCCGGCGCCGCTCTACGATAAAAAGAACATCGACCTGATTACAGTTGGTAACTTCGAAGACCATCTTTCTTGCTTGAGCGAGGTCGATTGGATTATTGAGGTAGTTGTCGAGAACATCGAGGTGAAGAAAAGCGTCTTCGCTATGGTAGAAGCGCATCGCAAGCCAGGAACCATCGTGTCTTCCAATACGTCCGGTGTTTCTATCAACGAAATGGCAGAGGGACGCTCTGATGACTTCCGCAGGCATTTCCTCGGCACGCACTTTTTTAACCCACCGCGCTACTTGAAACTGTTGGAGCTGATCCCAGGTCTTGATACAGACCCGCAAGTCATCTCTTTTATGAAGCATTTTGGTGAGCATGTGCTCGGAAAAGGAATGGTCGTTTGTAAGGATACGCCTAACTTCATTGCCAATCGCATCGGTACATATGGATTGCAGGTGTCGATCCACGAAATGGTGCGACTGGGGCTTGGGGTAGATGAGGTAGATGCGTTGACAGGACCGGTCATCGGCCGTCCGAAGAGCGCTACGTTCCGCACACTCGATGTCGTCGGACTGGACACGTACGTGCATGTGGCGGGTAACGTCAGGAACAAAAGCACGGATGAGCAGGAGCGCTCGGTGTTTGAAGTGCCGGAGTTCGTTCTGCAAATGGTGGAGAAAAGATGGATCGGGCAAAAAGCTGGTCAAGGCTTTTTCAAGCAGGTGAAGACGGAGAAAGGCAAAGAGATTATGGCCTTGTCGGTTGACACGCTGGAATACCGTCCAAGTGTGAGGCCAAAGTTCCCTTCCCTCGAAACAGCCAAAACAGCCAAGACTTTACCTGAGAAGTTGAGAGCGCTCGCTTACGGCAAGGACAAGGGCAGTGAGTTTGTCTGGAGTGTCTTCAAAAAGGTATTGCTGTACTCTGCGGAAAAGGCTCATGAGATCGCAGACGATATCGTCTCTGTAGATCAGGCTATGAAGTGGGGCTTCGGCTGGGAGATGGGACCATTCGAAACATGGGATGCCATCGGTCTCGAAAAGTCAGTGGCAAGAATGCGTGAGGAAAAGGAGAAGATTCCGGCACTCGTTGAGGAGCTGCTCGCAAGCGGGAAAACCTCCTTCTATCAACAAGAGCAAGGAAAGCGCAGCGTGTTTTCCATCGGAGGCACCTACAAGGACGTCGAAGAGAGCAAAGAAAACATCAACTTGGCAGCACTTAAGGAACAAGGCAAGCTGATCAAGAAAAATGCGGGTGCCGCCTTGATCGATTTGGGCGATGGAGTAGCATGTCTGGAATTCACCTCTCCGCACAATGCACTTGGGATGGATGTCTTGCATATGGCAAGTCAGGCCGCAGAGGAAGTGCAGAAGAACTTCGCTGGCTTGGTTATCGGTAATCAAGGCAAAAATTTCTGCGTCGGGATGAATCTCGCAATGGCGTTGATGGAAGCACAGGATGAGAACTGGCTGGAGCTCGACATGCTCGTCTCGAATTTCCACAAAACAGCACGAGCACTGCGCTACATGCATCGTCCAGTCGTCGCAGCACCGTTTGGGATGACGCTGGGCGGCGGCGTCGAGGTAGCCTATCTGGCGGATCGTGTACAGGTATCGGCAGAGACATACCTTGGACTGGTAGAGGTAGGAGTAGGACTTCTGCCTGGTGGCGGAGGAACGAAGGAGATGCTGTTTAGAGCAATGGAAAACGTTCCAGAGGGAGGCAGCGTCCCAGTTGATCCGTTCCCGTTCGTGGCGAAGGCGTTTGAAGCTATTGCCATGGCAAAGGTATCTACAAGTGGGCAGGAAGCCATCAATCTGGGGTACCTGCGACCGACTGATCGCATCAGCGTGAATGCCGATCATTTGTTATACGATGCGAAGCAGCTGGTGCTCACGATGGATAAAGAGGGCTACACGCCGCCAGCGCCACGCAAAATTCGCGTCATCGGCGAAACGGGTTATGCGAACCTACGCCAAAATATTTATGCGATGAAGAAGAGTGGATATATTTCCGAGCATGATGAGCTGATCGCAAGCAAAGTTGCCTATGTCATGTCCGGTGGTAACGTGCCAGCGGGTACAGAAGTGACAGAGAGCTACATTCTGGAGCTGGAAAAGCAAGCGTTCCTCGAACTGATCAAGACGCCGAAAAGCCAGCAACGGATGCAGCACATGCTGACCAAAAACAAGCCTTTGCGTAACTAG
- a CDS encoding putative ABC transporter permease subunit — translation MNKVLILTKMMMKNAEPAWRVEKGSGWKTALLLIVIALGVLPMIASAVMLTSELYDGLALIGQQGALLGLGVALSSLAIFLFGILYVSNVFYYSKDVEHLLPMPLAPGHILGAKFTLALVYEYYTALVFLGPLFITYGVKSGAGMMYYLLAILVFLVVPVLPLVLAALVVMLFMRFTNVKKYKERFRIIGGLIGIGIVVGFQALFQRQSSGSEFGMEQFQQMLAAENNGLLGLVTQLFPSSNLAALALVDSGTWASLGYLVAFILVGITGIAAFLYAGTYLYFSGVMGMSESVATRKEVVDTAFAKLVQKRPAMLAYALKEWRMLWRTPAFLMNCMLSSILLPILGLIPLLSRQDSGEIIASIQILMQPGSVVGGSLAIAFAAFLLMSAMNSTSVTAISREGQGFFTNKLYPMPYRHILLAKLFPGLVLSAVSMLLLLAEAVWFLQLSPAFIILAIGSGIPGLIFINLVGILVDLQLPKLRWSSEQEALKQNLNPLFPLVIGLMAGGLVVLASFSLGTSLLGTALGIMVLFTLINIFLYRLLVTKGPDWLEQIEG, via the coding sequence ATGAATAAAGTGCTGATTTTGACGAAGATGATGATGAAAAACGCGGAGCCAGCCTGGAGAGTGGAAAAAGGGAGTGGCTGGAAGACCGCTCTGTTGCTTATTGTCATTGCACTAGGCGTTCTTCCCATGATTGCTTCGGCTGTCATGTTGACTTCTGAGTTGTATGACGGATTGGCGCTGATCGGACAGCAAGGGGCATTACTCGGACTTGGCGTAGCGCTGTCTTCTCTCGCCATCTTTTTGTTCGGGATTTTGTATGTCTCGAATGTTTTCTATTATTCAAAGGATGTCGAGCATTTGTTGCCGATGCCGCTTGCTCCAGGGCATATTCTCGGAGCCAAATTTACTCTTGCACTCGTGTATGAATATTATACAGCGCTAGTTTTCCTGGGGCCGCTGTTCATTACGTACGGCGTGAAAAGTGGCGCAGGGATGATGTATTATCTGCTCGCGATCCTTGTTTTTCTGGTTGTTCCTGTTTTGCCGCTTGTACTGGCTGCTCTTGTCGTAATGCTGTTCATGCGTTTTACGAACGTCAAAAAATACAAGGAGCGCTTCCGTATCATCGGAGGACTGATCGGGATTGGAATTGTCGTTGGTTTTCAAGCACTGTTCCAACGTCAGTCTAGCGGAAGTGAATTTGGCATGGAGCAGTTTCAGCAAATGCTGGCGGCTGAAAATAATGGGCTGTTGGGTCTTGTCACCCAGCTGTTCCCTTCAAGCAATCTGGCTGCCCTTGCTTTGGTAGACAGCGGTACATGGGCGTCCCTCGGTTATCTGGTTGCTTTCATTCTCGTAGGGATTACAGGTATAGCTGCTTTTCTCTACGCCGGAACGTATCTCTACTTTTCGGGCGTGATGGGTATGAGTGAGTCAGTCGCCACAAGAAAAGAAGTCGTCGATACTGCCTTTGCCAAGCTTGTTCAAAAACGTCCGGCAATGCTGGCCTACGCACTCAAGGAATGGAGAATGCTGTGGAGGACGCCTGCGTTTTTGATGAACTGTATGTTGTCCAGTATTTTGCTTCCGATACTCGGTTTGATCCCTTTGCTTAGCCGTCAAGACAGCGGGGAAATAATTGCGTCTATTCAAATTCTCATGCAACCGGGATCGGTAGTAGGTGGTAGCTTGGCGATTGCCTTCGCTGCGTTTCTACTCATGAGTGCCATGAATAGCACCTCCGTAACCGCCATATCCAGAGAGGGACAGGGATTCTTTACGAACAAGTTATATCCCATGCCTTATCGCCACATTCTGTTGGCAAAACTATTCCCAGGGCTGGTACTGAGTGCGGTGAGCATGCTGCTCCTTCTTGCTGAGGCCGTATGGTTTTTACAGCTTTCCCCAGCCTTTATCATACTTGCCATCGGGAGTGGAATTCCGGGGCTGATTTTTATCAACCTGGTCGGAATCCTGGTGGATTTGCAGTTGCCTAAGCTGCGCTGGAGTTCGGAACAGGAGGCTCTCAAGCAAAATCTCAATCCCCTCTTCCCGCTGGTTATAGGTCTTATGGCAGGAGGTCTAGTCGTTCTCGCCAGTTTTTCACTGGGGACATCCTTGCTAGGGACCGCTCTTGGGATTATGGTCCTGTTCACTCTCATCAACATTTTCTTATATCGGCTGCTTGTGACCAAGGGACCAGACTGGTTAGAGCAGATTGAAGGATAG